Proteins encoded together in one Gemmatimonadota bacterium window:
- the ndk gene encoding nucleoside-diphosphate kinase: MERTLVLIKPDAVQRGMIGLIAGRFESKGLKVAGLKMMQLTDGILNEHYAHLSDKPFFPRIKSFMQETPVVALCLEGVGAVDVVRSLCGVTNARQAAPGTIRGDLGMSVQCNLVHASDSLETARDEVPRFFSGDELFTYAKAEDAVVYASDER, from the coding sequence GTGGAACGAACGCTTGTTCTCATCAAGCCGGATGCCGTGCAGCGCGGAATGATCGGCCTCATCGCCGGCCGATTCGAAAGCAAGGGGCTCAAGGTCGCCGGTCTCAAGATGATGCAGCTGACCGATGGGATCCTGAACGAGCATTACGCGCACCTGTCCGACAAGCCCTTCTTCCCCCGAATCAAGTCCTTCATGCAGGAAACGCCGGTCGTGGCGCTGTGCCTGGAAGGCGTCGGCGCCGTGGACGTCGTGCGGAGCCTGTGCGGCGTGACGAACGCCAGGCAGGCCGCCCCGGGCACGATACGCGGCGATCTCGGCATGAGCGTTCAGTGCAACCTGGTGCACGCTTCCGACTCCCTGGAAACGGCGCGGGACGAAGTGCCCCGCTTCTTCTCCGGGGATGAACTGTTTACCTACGCCAAGGCGGAAGACGCCGTCGTCTACGCCAGTGACGAGCGCTAG
- the purF gene encoding amidophosphoribosyltransferase: MWEDDEIREECGVFGVYGDPAAARLTFLGLYALQHRGQESSGMAVSDGHHIASHRAMGLVSEAYEHGERVNDLDGHMAIGHNRYSTTGTSNVDNAQPFMVNFKRGQLATAHNGNFTNTGTLHLSMEESGSIFRTSSDSEIVLHLIARSNEADLPGMIADALRQVEGAYSIVFLSESQLIGVRDPRGFRPLCLGRLGDAYVLASETCAFDIMKAEYVREVKPGEMVVIDEEGIRSFFPFEAAEPAACIFEYIYFARPDSKVFGENSDKFRRRFGRQLAEEHPVEADIVIAVPDSATTAALGYSEQSGIRFEIGLIRNHYVGRSFIDPDQSMREFTVRLKYNPVQGVLRNRRVVLVDDSIVRGTTLNQLVRLIRGAGASEVHVRISSPPIRHPCYYGIDMQSRGELIASQTRVEEIRQYLGADSLGYLSIEGMVKTGKEYGKPGVGYCTACFSGDYPVIPEDSLSKLMLES, translated from the coding sequence ATGTGGGAAGACGATGAAATTCGCGAGGAGTGCGGTGTCTTCGGCGTTTATGGCGACCCCGCAGCCGCACGGCTGACCTTCCTGGGGTTGTATGCCCTCCAGCACCGCGGCCAGGAAAGCTCCGGCATGGCGGTCTCAGACGGCCATCACATCGCATCCCACCGGGCCATGGGCCTGGTCAGCGAAGCCTACGAACACGGCGAACGGGTGAACGACCTCGATGGCCACATGGCCATCGGCCACAACCGGTATTCCACCACCGGCACGTCCAACGTCGACAACGCGCAGCCCTTTATGGTCAACTTCAAGCGCGGACAGTTGGCCACCGCCCACAACGGCAATTTCACCAACACTGGCACGCTGCACCTGTCGATGGAAGAGTCCGGTTCCATTTTCCGCACCTCGTCCGACAGCGAGATCGTCCTCCACCTCATCGCGCGATCGAACGAAGCCGATCTGCCCGGCATGATCGCGGACGCCCTGCGCCAGGTCGAGGGCGCCTATTCCATCGTGTTCCTGTCCGAATCGCAGCTCATCGGCGTCCGGGATCCCCGCGGATTCCGACCCCTGTGCCTGGGACGCCTGGGTGATGCCTACGTGCTCGCATCGGAGACCTGTGCCTTCGACATCATGAAGGCGGAATACGTCCGTGAAGTGAAACCCGGCGAAATGGTCGTCATCGACGAAGAGGGCATCCGGTCCTTCTTCCCCTTCGAAGCGGCGGAACCGGCCGCCTGCATCTTCGAGTACATCTATTTCGCCCGGCCCGACAGCAAGGTATTCGGAGAAAACAGCGACAAGTTCCGCCGGCGCTTCGGCCGCCAGCTGGCGGAGGAACACCCGGTGGAGGCCGACATCGTCATCGCCGTGCCGGATTCGGCCACGACCGCCGCGCTGGGCTACTCGGAGCAGTCTGGCATCCGGTTCGAAATCGGCCTGATCAGGAACCACTACGTGGGGCGGTCCTTCATCGACCCGGACCAGTCGATGCGCGAATTCACGGTGAGACTGAAGTACAATCCCGTCCAGGGCGTGCTGCGGAACCGGCGCGTGGTCCTCGTGGACGATTCCATCGTGCGGGGAACGACCCTCAATCAACTGGTCAGGCTGATACGCGGCGCGGGGGCGTCCGAGGTGCATGTGCGGATCAGCAGTCCTCCCATCCGCCATCCCTGCTACTACGGGATCGACATGCAGAGCCGGGGCGAGCTCATCGCCTCGCAGACCCGGGTGGAGGAGATCCGCCAGTATCTCGGGGCGGACAGTCTGGGCTACCTGTCCATCGAAGGCATGGTGAAGACGGGTAAGGAGTATGGAAAGCCCGGGGTGGGCTACTGCACAGCCTGCTTCAGCGGGGACTACCCGGTCATCCCGGAAGATTCGCTCAGCAAGCTCATGCTGGAATCGTGA